The stretch of DNA aaagttataatctaatgttactgcaataaaaacaaacagtaaaattaaaaaaaaaatgtgtttcgcAGCTGCAGTGTCACAGAGAGGATGAGGATTGAGCACACAAGATGAAAAGAAGTATTGTATAAGGTACCTGGCCCAGTTCCTGGGACATGGAAAGAGCTCAGCTAATAGCAGGTGTTACTATGATTAAAAGACTCTTAAACTAGGCAGTTAGGAAGTGTTTATGGGACATAGTACAGAGTTGAGGCTTAACAAATgtgttgaatgaaataatgaatgagtaGAAGACAAAAGGGGAAGAGTTTAGGAGTAGTGATAATGTGGGAGTGGCAACTCCTAATCTGTTCATCAGAACCAGTCAGCTCCTTGCCTCTTGGGAACTTCTGCCCTGTAGGAATGTGTCTCCTGGCCATTGAGATTAACCATGCCTAGAGGCTGGTGTGCTTGGGGAGCCAGCGCAGCCATCAGAGAGCAAGATCAAAAGAGAGGTTGATGCCCATTTCCGACTAAGAATTCCTGGTTTCTCACAGGTAGTACAGAGAACTGGTGTCAAGTGCAATGGGTAACTTCAGTGTCGTCAGGGAATTTGTGCTCTGGGATTTTCTCATCTCCATGAATTTCGGATCCTCCTGTTTGCTTTGATCCTATTGATATATGTGCTGACAGTGCTGGGGAACCTGGCCATTATCACCCTCACATGCCTCAACTCCCGTCTCCACTCACCCATGTGCTTTTTCCTCTGCAACTTCTCCCTCATGGAGATGTTGGTCACCTGCACTGTGGTTCCTAGGATGCTGGCAGACCTACTGACCACTCGCAAGACCATGTCTCTGGCAGAATGCCTGACCCagtctttcttttacttttccctgGGCTCTACCAACTTCCTGATCCTCACAGTAATGGCCTTTGATCGCTACATGGCCATCTGCCACCCTCTGCACTACCCAACCATCATGAATGGTCCAGTCTGTATGAAGCTGGTGGTGGTCTGCTGGGTGGTCGGGTTCCTCTCCATCATCTCCCCCACCCTGCAGAAAACCCAGCTCTGGTTCTGTGGCCCTAATGTCATTGACCACTACTTCTGTGACTCTGCCCCACTTCTCAAGCTTTCCTGCTCTGACACTCGCCACATTGAGCACATGGACTTCTTCCTGTCCTTGGTCTTTGTGCTGGCCACCATGCTGCTCATTGTGGTCTCCTACGTCCTCATCGTGGCTGCAGTGCTGcacattccctcctcctctgggcgCCAGAAAGCCTTTTCTACTTGTGCTTCGCACCTCACTGTGGTGGTACTGGGTTATGGCAGTGCCATCTTCATCTACGTGAGGCCAGGCAAAGGCCACTCCACACACTTGAAGAAGTCAGTGGCCCTGTTGACTGCAGTGGTGACCCCATTCCTCAACCCCTTCATCTTCACCTTCCGGAATGAGAAGGTCAAGGAGGTCATTGAGGATATGACCGAAAGGATCCTCCTCAGAGACCCAGCAGCTCACAGATGAGAAGGCCAGAGAGCATCTGTGAAGTGTGAAGGAGGAAACACCTTTTGCTGCAGGTGGACACCCAGGTGCCCATGCTAGAGCTCCTCAGTCTCCTTCTTCTTCGTCTCCCCTGCGCCCTCACCCCATGGAAGTCTCCGCTCACTCACTACAGAGAGCTAATGAGCTCACAGGCAGGTGTCTGTGTGCCTGAGATAGGGAACAGATGGATGATTTTGGGGGAGCTGTGGAGGGAAAACAGTGTGATAATATCAATTAAAAGAGATAACCCAAGTAAAAACCTTAGTGCCGGATCTGGTACATAGTAAGAGCTCAGGAAATGTGgatgttattttatttacattattattttttaatgatataataatatttaactaaatattattataaatattataataaaagcGTGCTATTAAAATCATTCCTCTTTAGTCTGGCGCTATGGTTTTGTTTGCATTCCTGTATGCTTCTTTGTGTGCAACAATTTTTTAGCTATGTTCCTTTCCCAGGAACTGGCTTGGATGGGGTTCTGAAAGTGAGAGGTTCTTTGAGAAGGGCAGAGAAGCCTAGTACCCCCCCAAACAGAAGCAACTATTGGCCTCCCATTCTGACCCCCTTCTGGGACTGCTCCTGGAATAGAAAAACTCCTCACACCCAAGCTGCCCACTTCTCCCTTCTGGGCCCCCAAACGTCTTGCCTTTAAACAGAAATAACTCTGGAGGCCACTTTCCCAGCCCTGTTACACAGAAAGTTCATGAGGGCCACATGCCTAGACACGGTTCTTTTCATGCACACAAGAAATAACAGAAAGTTGGATCACTGCTCCTGatcaggattattttgggctggttacttttaaaagctgcagacaggagggaaactctgaaaagtagaatttgcttgccctttgttaagagacagttacatttgtaaaggaaatctccatctgtgagggtgtctccctctctgcaccaggaagaaggaggaatgaccttatctctacaaactcttaatggggaaggcaaggacttaagtctgcataataatcttgctCTTGTTtgctgtacttgtctggtaacctcatgtaactgaccgccccccccccccaacatcctcctttgtctttagctgatgATGATATTTAAGGTGTTGGCTTCagcttaaatttagccctaccctcaacccatgtttgcagctcttactgcccatgggtcctgtccctatgccCACAGCTCTTTACTGCCTATGGGTCCTGtacccatgctattccatactattctctgaataagagagcactactgccagaccttgagagtccaagaaatctttctttcgacacCTTGACTCACTGAGCCCACATCACTCTCAGACTTGCTGCCTTTTCTTCACATGGGCTAGTAGTTCCATTTTCACAGAACCTTAGACACATGTCCTAGGGAGAAGGCCCTCTGAGATTGGATTCATGGAAGCAGCTGGGCCTGGACATTCCTGGGGGTCCCGGATAGTAAAGGAAAGTTGGTAGAAGTCAGatgagaaggaggaaatgaagtGGGACTTGTGTTATGGGTAATGAGGTGGGAGGGTGCATGAGGGAAGGCATTCCTTGGAAATCTGGGAATAGTTTAGAAAGTCATGGGAAGATAGTGGGAGTAGGAATAGCTTTAGTGTGTGATTTCTTGTACTAGACTGAATCTGGCCTGAGTGGGATTAGCAAGCCAGGACAAGGATTAGATGcaaacttcctcctttttctgaagCTAGCTCCATTCACACGATTTCTGGAGGAGAGGCCATGGTCCTAATTTGCAGTGTGGATATTGATGCGggctcagtgagctgaggagttgaGAGAAAGACTGCTTGGACTCTCAACGTCTGGAAATAGTGCTCTTTTATCCAGAGAATAGCATGGGACAGTACCCATGGGCCGTGAAGAgttgcaatgggttgagggtagggctaaatttataaggcataggtgtatgagttatttctttacaagacaaaggaaagatcatgtaaaaaattgttaaaatggtatcagtgcaggtggggtttGGTTATCAGGTGCTCATATAACTTTTGATACGAATCAGGTCAGGAAGGTGTATATTTCCctgaggatgatatagatcggtatgtaggccaggacaccttggcTTCTCTCCCTGTGGCAACCAAGATTCACATCACATGTCACAGTATAGGGGCCACCTAGTAAAGTCACAGCAGTGAAAGACAGGtggtggcaggaggggagagcGTCCAGGGTGTGCACCTAGGGGCATGAGTCTCTTATTACCAGGTAGCTTGATCTccaactaagatttttttttaaaactactgcAGGAGATGTTCCTGTTTGTGGGCCTCTTCAAAAAAGTGGGCAGATCCTTTTGATTTTGCAGTAAGAGCCAGCTGGGAAAACATTTGTCTATCTGAGAACTTTCCTTCCTCTACGCCTCAAGGGACTAATTACTTACCCTCCTTGCAAACTTTATGAAAAACTGAAGAACTAAATGGGAAACAATTATCTCCTTCTGATATGCAAACACTTTCCTTCAGCTCATCCTGAAATAATCAGCACACAGATCCACTCAGTTTTTCCTCTGGAGAGACTCCCTTCCGCCACTCTCCCATCCCTGCAcacatttgcttttaaaacaattaaaaataatcaacagccTACAGCAGTCTATTGCCTGATTTCACAGTGTTCTCTTAGGAGTGGAATCTCTGTCTGGTCAGTTTGGGGAAGGTATAGCTTGTTCGGGCCTCCACAATAATCAGCCATCAGCCAGCATCACACAGGTGCGACATTCTCAACAAACTTGCCTGTGGTCCCTTACTACTCAAAGGGTGATCCTTGGAACACCACTGGCATctcctgagagcttgttagaaattcagaatctcagactccaccccagacctactgaatcagaatctgcattttaacaggaatCACCCTGGGTGATTCACATGCACATTAATATCTGAGGAGCCCTGATCTGGGCAATCTGCTGGTGGAAGTTTCAGTCAGGAAATTGTGTAAGAAAGTGCTTGTCCCAGTTTCAACAATGTGAAGGGAACTAGAAGAGGGAATTTGAGGATGTGTTTGCGATTATTGGAGCCATCCTTTCTTAATCACTTTCATCCCTGGTCCTATTTCTAAGGACAGTAACCAGAATTTAGGCCCCCCAGATTTTCATCCTAGTTTGACTTTAAGCTTCTTGAGTGACTTTGGCCAAATGGTGCAGCCTTGGACTCACTGTGAGAATCCTGTGTGGACAGGACCTAGATGTTTTGGTTCCATACGTTTTTCTTGATGTGACAGAGACCCTCGGTGTGCAGAATGTCAAATGAGGCTCCTGCTTAGACATAacctagaaaataattttagcatACTTTTTCTCCTTGCCAGAAGGAACCTGGGGATTCCCGTTTAAGACAGTCTGGCTGTATGAAAGTGTCCCCACATTTAGAGTCATGATGTCACTAAATTAGAGCCTCATGGAATCGGAAGGGAGTGTGTAGCTCACCCAGATGCACCTCCTCTGAAGGCAGGCACCCCCACTGCAACACACACCCTTCTCAGGTGAGCGTGGAGACCCTGCCTGCACCAAGTCTAGGGGATGCAGCACTCACAGCTGGGAGGCAGTCCCCTTCTTTGCTGCAGTGTTCTAAATTTTAGGATGAAACCCTTATATTGAACCTCACTGTGGTCTCTCTAACATTCACTCACCCTGCAATTTTGAGTTACACAGGCAGACTCACAAATAAACAAGGACGGCTACATATTCCCCTACAAAATATTCAGATTTACAAGTGGGATGTTGCCGTTGAACAATTTCTAGACCTTTCACCATCCACATTGCTTCTTCTTGTCCCTGTTGTTATGTGGATCTTGGAACTGGTTGTGCTACTAGTTTAGTCAACTAACTAGATAGAGTGCAGTGGGATAACTTCTTCCCATGGTTTCTTTACCACACTTCTACTACTGTCACCTAAGATGACATTCTGTGTTTTAGTTTATAGTGTTTACTCATGTTCCAGATTCATCTACAAACCTCGTCACTAAAGATAGCTGGggtttattgaatatctactgtgttctaggcagaggagaTACAAAGGCATATAAGGTATACTGCCTAACTTGGGTAGCTGAGAATTTAGTGTGGTTAGAAACTGTGTGTTAGTTTTCCTAATAT from Equus quagga isolate Etosha38 unplaced genomic scaffold, UCLA_HA_Equagga_1.0 HiC_scaffold_7485_RagTag, whole genome shotgun sequence encodes:
- the LOC124232551 gene encoding LOW QUALITY PROTEIN: olfactory receptor 6V1-like (The sequence of the model RefSeq protein was modified relative to this genomic sequence to represent the inferred CDS: deleted 2 bases in 1 codon), whose amino-acid sequence is MGNFSVVREFALGFSHLHEFRILLFALILLIYVLTVLGNLAIITLTCLNSRLHSPMCFFLCNFSLMEMLVTCTVVPRMLADLLTTRKTMSLAECLTQSFFYFSLGSTNFLILTVMAFDRYMAICHPLHYPTIMNGPVCMKLVVVCWVVGFLSIISPTLQKTQLWFCGPNVIDHYFCDSAPLLKLSCSDTRHIEHMDFFLSLVFVLATMLLIVVSYVLIVAAVLHIPSSSGRQKAFSTCASHLTVVVLGYGSAIFIYVRPGKGHSTHLKKSVALLTAVVTPFLNPFIFTFRNEKVKEVIEDMTERILLRDPAAHR